The genomic window CAGACGTGATCGGAGAGATTCCCCTCGGTCAGCTTCGCGCGGAACTCGATCTCTTTATCCTTGGCGTCCTTGAAGGCGTCTTTGTGGTCCGCCAGCATCTCCAGGTCGAAGCGAAACAGCCGCGACATCTCCTCTTCGCCTCGCATCCGCACCAGCAGCAAGGCGTCGGGGCCAAGCGGCGTGTTCAGCCCCAGGTTGTGGCGTTCTTGGACGTATGCGCACATCGCGGCTTCACCCCGCAGAGGAATTCAAAACCTGGAGCCAGCGCGACGCGCCCGGCTCGACTCGAATTCAACGTCTCAAACGCCCGCAAGGAAACTGCGCGAAGGTGATTCCGCCCCCGCCAACGGGCCGCCCCAAGGTCCGCAGAAGCGGTAGACGTGATGATGCCGTTCCGCTATTTGCGCAGCCGATTGGCCGAAGATGTGGCCTCGGACCAAAATGCTTAGGGCGCGACGGGTCGATATCCGATCAAAAAAATCGGAGTGCGAGTCGTACTAGGGCGTGGCGGTTGCTTCGCCGCCATTGCGCGTCGAAAGGGCCAGCCAAATCTTCGGATCGACTTGCCCATTCATCGATCGCACCGAACCGTCCGCCAGGGCGACGTTCACCTGCCCAGCATGGGCGCTGCGGGCCGCCCGCCAACTATACCCGGCGTAGCGCACGTCCATCGCGCCGATCATTATGTTGCCATGGCAATCGAACCGCGGCGAATTGGGCCCTAGGTAATGGTCATACCCGCTGCCGCCGGCCCAGGTGTATCCACGACCCTCGGTGAAGTTGTAAATCACCGAATTGCCGCAGCCCGTGTCGTTCAGCGGCGCGCCGAATGCAAACACGTAGTTCCGCTGTGGATCGACGGTGTTCTGCGGCTTGCCGGTAAAATTAGGGTCGCCGAGCAAACTCTCCGAAAATGCCGCCGTATTCGACGCGCCATCCTTGATCTTCGCCCAAGTCACGGCGGAATTCAGATAGAACAGCCCGTCCGCGTCGAAGGGCGAACCGCCTTCCTTGCCTGAGCCGGAACAGGCCACGTAGTTGAGCGGCCCGAAACCTGAGCTCACCACTGTCGCGCGATCGCTCGGACAAAGATACTCGCTGATCACCTGCGCCACGCCCGGCTTGTTCTCTGGCAACACCGTCAGCGCCGGGCCATAGAGCGGCAGTTCTACGTTGAGCTGGCGATACTGATTCGTCTTCTCCAATCGCGGCAGCAACTTCGCGAACACCGACCAGCCGAAAAACGAATGCGGATGCGACGGGAACCCGGGCGTCGCCTTGGCCATCTTGCCCGCGGGAAAATGCCCCGTGGCATTGGCCTCGACGTGCAGCGCCACGCCGAGTTGCTTGAGGTTATTCAGGCATTGCGTCCGGCGCGCGGCCTCGCGACTTATCTGCAAGGCCGGCAAGATCAGCGCCACGAGCACGCCGATGATGGCGATCACGACCAGCAACTCCACCAACGTAAACGCCCGTGCGCGAACGAAGGCTCTCCGTCGCGCAGCGGGCGTGTTTTCGTCGGTCATGCCAGTATTTTTCCGTGACGCAGGGCCAAGCTTAGGGATTGAGCTTGACCGTCACGGTCTTGAGCTCGGTATACAAATCCAGCGCCGCCTCGCCGTTCTCGCGCCCGTGACCTGACATCTTGAAGCCGCCAAACGGCGTGGTGGTATCGACGACGTGATAGCAGTTCACCCAAACGGTGCCGGCCTTCACTTGCTTGGCGTAGAGGTGCGCCTTGTCGATATCCTTGGTCCAGATCGCCGCCGCGAGTCCGTAGTGCGTGCGATTCGCGCGCTCCAGCATTTCATCGAAGTTCTTGAATGGCAGCACGCTCACCACCGGGCCAAAGATCTCGTCCGTGGCGATCGCCATGTCGTCCTTCACGCCGTCGAAGATTGTTGGCTCGACAAAGAAGCCGCGATCACCAACGCGTTGACCGCCGGTCACGAGCTTGGCGCCTTGCTTCTGACCCAGCGCGACGTAACCCAAGATCTTGTCCATCTGTTCCTGCGAGACCTGCGGTCCCTGCTGCGTGGTCGGATCCATCGGGTCGCCCACGCGGCGTCCCTTGGCCTTCTTTGCCAGCTTTTCGACGAATTCGTCGCGCAACTTTTCTTCCACGAACAACCGGCTTCCCGCCGTGCAGCATTGGCCGCCATGGAAGTAGATCGCATGGAACGCGCCTTCCACGGCGTCGTCGATGTTGGCATCCGCAAAGATCACGTTCGGGCTCTTGCCGCCCAATTCGTAGCTGGTCCGCTTGAGCGTATCGGCCGTCGCCTTTTGAATGATCTTGGCCGTATCGACATGCCCGGTGAAGGCGATCTTATCGACGTCCGGATGCGTACAGAGCGCGGCGCCGGCCGTTTCCCCCATGCCGTTCACCAGGTTGATCACGCCCGCCGGGAAGCCGGCTTCCATCGCCAGGCGGCCCATGATAAGAGCTGTCAGCGGCGTCTGCTCGGCCGGCTTCATCACGATCGCGTTGCCGCAGGCCAAGGCCGGTCCCCATTTCCACGCCAGCATCGCGCACGGAAAGTTCCACGGGATGATCTGCCCGACGACGCCGACCGGCTGCCTCAAGGTGTACGACAGGAAGTTGCCGCGCACGGGCACAGTGCGCCCTTCAATTTTGTCGGCCCAGCCGGCGTAGTAACGCAGGCAGTTGGCCACTCCAGCGATATCCCCCTGGGAGTCGCCGATCGTCTTGCCCGAGTTCAACGATTCCAACGCCGACAATTCTTCCGCGTTCGCATCGACCAGCTCGGCCAATTTGAACAGCAGGCGGCCGCGATCCGCCGCGTCCATCTTGTTCCAAGGGCCGGTCTCCACCGCGCGACGCGCCGCTTTGACCGCGCGATCGATGTCCGCGGCCGTGCCGGCGGAGACTTCGGCGATCACTTCGCCGGTCGCGGGATTAAAGGTCTCGAATTTGCCTCCATCGCTCGAGGCGACCCATTCGTTGTTGATCAAGTGCTTGGTTTGCTTGATCGCCGGCGCAGACTTGCGCGGCGCCGTGGCAGTGGCCATGGGAATATTCCTTAACCTGGCGGCGAGTTGAAGTGGGCGAATGAGCCTCTGAATCACTTCTAGTTGACCGGATAAAACAGCCCCGCGTCAAGTAGCGGGCCGCTCAGCCAACGCCCTCGACAATGCGCAAAACGCGATCGCCACGGGAGAAACACGAAGGCATGGCACGCAGTCGCAGTTACTTGCCGTCCGCCGTGCCCGGCGCCGGCGCGCGGAGATTCTCCGGGCGGTCCGGCACTTCCTCGATCAGCTCGTTTTTGCCGCTGGGCTGTTTCACCAGCCGGAAGGCGTCATAGAGGTCGCCTTTCGCGGTCCGGGCTTCGTAGCGGATCGTGTTACCGTCGACGTGGATGATTTGGTAGAGCTGCGTATCCTCGGCCACGCGCTTCATGACCGGCAGCTTGCCGTTGTCGTACATCTTCGGGCCGCTGACCGACACGACATAGACCGTGCCGCCGTTGTCGCCGAAGTAGTTCACGCCGGTCGGCACGTTGTCCCCCAGCACCTGGCCGCTGCGCGCGTAGGTGTGGTCGTGCCCTTGCAGCACCAGATCGACGCCGTACTTGTCGAACACTGGTTGCCAAAGTTGGCGTAGGTGGACGTTGTCGCGATCCTTCGCGCCGGAGTACATCGGATGGTGGTAGGTGAGCACCGTCCAGTTGTTGGGATTATGCGACAACACGCCCGCCAGCCAGGCGGCTTGTTCTTCATGGCGTTCGTTGGAATTCAGAGAGACGATCCGCACGCCTTGATAGTCGATCCAATAGACACTTTCTTCCAATCCGGCCGGCCCATGCTGCGGCAACGCGAATTGCGGTCGCCAGTTGTTGGAGAGCGTGCGAATTTCTTCGTTCGCAGGGTCCTTGGCGTACTCGTGGTTGCCCGGTGTCGGAATGCTGGGGACCATGCCGTTGACCCAGCCCGCGGCGTAGAACCATTCCCCCCATTCGATATCGCGATTGGCGCTGTTGATCAAATCGCCGGCGTGGACAATGAACCGCGCTTTCGGCGCGTCGGAGTAGGCCTCGCGAAACACGCGCGCCCACATCGACTTCAAATCATTCTGAGCATCGCCAAAGTAGACAAACGAAAACGGCTCCGGCTGCGCGCTCGCGGTGCTGAAGTGAAACCACTCGCTCCAATGCCCGCCGTCGCCGACGCGATAGACGTACTTGGTCTTGGGCTGCAGGTCGATGAACTCCACCGTGTGACAATGGCACTCGCCGATGTCGGTCTGGAGGTGTTGCGTGATGGCCGGAACGTCGACGGCTTTCGCCGCGAACAACGGCCCATCCTCGGCGACGGCGATTTGCGCTTTGGCCGCGGTCACGCTCGTATCGGTCCGCCAAGTCACAGCCTGGCTCACCGTCGGGTCGCCGACCCAGGTGAGAATCACGCGATCCGGCACGGGCGTCGCCTGCGAGGCTTTCGCATCGGTGTACGGCTCATGCTCATGCCCTTCGTGGGCAAGCGCCAGCTGCACGAGACTCAAACAAAGGATGACAGCGGACAGATGGGAAAGTCGCAAGCGAAAGGATTTCATCGCGGCATTTCTCAAGGTTGCGGCGCCGCCGCTTAGAGTTACTTGACAAACACATTGGGTGCCACTGGCGGCTTGTCCGCCAGTGCTGTAGTTGACGCCGCTACACACTGGCGGACAAGACGCCAGTGGCACCCCGCGAGCTAAGTTATCCCCACGAGCAAACCGGCTGGCAAGGCGGCGGCCATTGCGACGATGAAGCGCCGAAATGGTCCGCCGCCGTGTTTTCAGCATCCGGAGTCGAGATCGTTACTCGATCGTCACGGTCCAGGCGCCTTCGCCGTAGACGTTCAAGAAGTAAATGCCGTCCTCCTCGATTTTCACCGGCTTCGAGCCATGGAATTCATCGAGTTGGTTGGCAAGTTGCTCGACAGCGCGGCCGTCCTGATCCAGCAGCGTGAACACGCCGCGGCCTTCGCCGGCGCGTTGGAAGCCGAACACGTTCAGGCCCTTCTTCAATGCCACGAACGGCGTCACGTTCGTGCCTTCGCCCTCGAACGCTTGCGGCGTCGGCTCGGCCGTAGTCGGGCGCGGTTGTTCAATGGTGAAGTTCCACGGGCCCGTCGCGTCGACGTCCAACAGATACGTGCCAGCCTTGGCGATATTGAACGCCCGGCGGCCGGAGAACTCGTCGATTTCATTGAACAAATTGGTGATCTGTTCGCCTTGGCCGTCGAGCAGCCCGACGACGAAGTTGGACTTGCCGTCGTTCTGCACCTGAACGATCGCCAGTCCGGCCTTCAACTCGAACTTCTGCGTCGCCTGACGGCCGCTGCCGTTGAGGTGAATCGCATGATCCGTGTTCGATTCCGAGCTCGACGTGTACGGCGCGTCGTGCGGGGTTTCCGTGGTCTGCGGTTCGTTGGCGCGCAAGGCGTTCAGGCCAACGAACGAAACGGCGACGGTCGTCAACGTGAACCAACAACGGCGAGCGAAAATGCCTGTCATGGACAGAACTCCTAAACCTGGGTCAAGGTTATGTTTGCCGCGGCGGTGTAATCCCCGCCGCGGCCGCGCGAACCGGATCGGTTCGCCACCCAAGTCTCGGTTAAAGTTCGCCGCTTCATGTGCCGAGACGGCCGTTCTGGGACCGCAGAGGGCCACAGAAGGGCCGCGCAATCGCTACAATCGAATCGCTGTGTCGCGACCAAGGCGCAGAGAAACCGCCGCTGAATTGACGTAGTGCTTTGTCAATGCGTGATTTTTGGGTTGCTTGAAAGTGTGGGTGGCTGGGGTCGAGCGTACTCGCTCGCCCCCAGCGCACCAGATCTGGGGGCGAATGAGTACCTTCGACCCCAGCCACCCAGGAGTCTTGATAACCCGAACTTCTGGCGTTGACGTAGCAGTAGTGGCGTTTCGACGGAATTCGAATTCTAATCGACATTCACCACTACGGTTGCGGCGGCGCGTCGCCAGTCGACGGCGCTTTCTGCATGCTCTCGATCAGTTGTTGCAAACGATCAAGACGCTCATTGAGCTGATCGAGCCGCTGCTCCAGCCGATCGCCGCCACCTTCTTCGCGCTGGGTCCAATTCCGGACGCGGCCGCGCACATTCCCATCCGGCCCTCGCTGCGGCAATGCCTGTACCGGCGGCGCGCCGGGCGCTCCTGGCGGCGCGACCTGAATCTTGAATTCGCCTTGAGCGCCTTCCGGCAAGCGAAAGTTGAACGGCAGGTGCTGGTCGCGACCCAAAATGCGCGAAACGTGGCCGCGCGTTTCCTCAGGCAAATCCCCAAGTTGGTCCTCCGTCACGTCCCAAGTCTTGCCATCCTGCTCAACG from Planctomycetia bacterium includes these protein-coding regions:
- a CDS encoding DUF1559 domain-containing protein produces the protein MTDENTPAARRRAFVRARAFTLVELLVVIAIIGVLVALILPALQISREAARRTQCLNNLKQLGVALHVEANATGHFPAGKMAKATPGFPSHPHSFFGWSVFAKLLPRLEKTNQYRQLNVELPLYGPALTVLPENKPGVAQVISEYLCPSDRATVVSSGFGPLNYVACSGSGKEGGSPFDADGLFYLNSAVTWAKIKDGASNTAAFSESLLGDPNFTGKPQNTVDPQRNYVFAFGAPLNDTGCGNSVIYNFTEGRGYTWAGGSGYDHYLGPNSPRFDCHGNIMIGAMDVRYAGYSWRAARSAHAGQVNVALADGSVRSMNGQVDPKIWLALSTRNGGEATATP
- a CDS encoding aldehyde dehydrogenase family protein, giving the protein MATATAPRKSAPAIKQTKHLINNEWVASSDGGKFETFNPATGEVIAEVSAGTAADIDRAVKAARRAVETGPWNKMDAADRGRLLFKLAELVDANAEELSALESLNSGKTIGDSQGDIAGVANCLRYYAGWADKIEGRTVPVRGNFLSYTLRQPVGVVGQIIPWNFPCAMLAWKWGPALACGNAIVMKPAEQTPLTALIMGRLAMEAGFPAGVINLVNGMGETAGAALCTHPDVDKIAFTGHVDTAKIIQKATADTLKRTSYELGGKSPNVIFADANIDDAVEGAFHAIYFHGGQCCTAGSRLFVEEKLRDEFVEKLAKKAKGRRVGDPMDPTTQQGPQVSQEQMDKILGYVALGQKQGAKLVTGGQRVGDRGFFVEPTIFDGVKDDMAIATDEIFGPVVSVLPFKNFDEMLERANRTHYGLAAAIWTKDIDKAHLYAKQVKAGTVWVNCYHVVDTTTPFGGFKMSGHGRENGEAALDLYTELKTVTVKLNP
- a CDS encoding metallophosphoesterase family protein, with product MKSFRLRLSHLSAVILCLSLVQLALAHEGHEHEPYTDAKASQATPVPDRVILTWVGDPTVSQAVTWRTDTSVTAAKAQIAVAEDGPLFAAKAVDVPAITQHLQTDIGECHCHTVEFIDLQPKTKYVYRVGDGGHWSEWFHFSTASAQPEPFSFVYFGDAQNDLKSMWARVFREAYSDAPKARFIVHAGDLINSANRDIEWGEWFYAAGWVNGMVPSIPTPGNHEYAKDPANEEIRTLSNNWRPQFALPQHGPAGLEESVYWIDYQGVRIVSLNSNERHEEQAAWLAGVLSHNPNNWTVLTYHHPMYSGAKDRDNVHLRQLWQPVFDKYGVDLVLQGHDHTYARSGQVLGDNVPTGVNYFGDNGGTVYVVSVSGPKMYDNGKLPVMKRVAEDTQLYQIIHVDGNTIRYEARTAKGDLYDAFRLVKQPSGKNELIEEVPDRPENLRAPAPGTADGK